The region CGTCTCGCTGCTCGCGGGCTACGGCCTCGGCTGGGTCGAGCTCGTCGTCGCCGGCTTCGCCGGCATCGTGTTGGTCGCGGTCGCGATCCTCTACCTCGTCGGCCGCAACGCCGTCGCGATCACGCTCGATGTCGCCCACTCGCGGGTCGTCGTCGGTCAGGAGGCGGAAGGCACCGTCGTGGTGCGCAACGCCGGTATCGGCCGCACCCTCGGCGTCACCGTCGAGATCCCCGTCGCGCACGGGCTCGCCGAGATCGCCGTGCCGAGTCTCGCCAGGGGGGCGGAGTCGGTGCAGCGATTCGCCATCCCCACCCGTCGTCGCGGTGTCGTCGCCGTCGGACCGGCCCGCACCGTGCGCGCCGACCCGATCGGACTGGTGCGCCGTGAGCTCGTGTGGACCGGGACATCCGAACTCTTCATCCACCCCCGCACCATCGGCATCCCGAGCATGAGCGCCGGGTTGGTGCGCGACCTCGAGGGCACCCCGACCCGCGACCTGTCCAATTCCGACATCGCCTTCCACGCCCTGCGCGACTACCAGCCGGGTGACGAGCGCCGAAACATCCACTGGAAGTCCACCGCGAAGACGGGCACCTACATGGTGCGGCAGTTCGAGCAGACCCGTCGGAGCCACATCGTCATCGCGCTCAGTCTCGCCAGCTCCGACTACGCGACCGAGGACGAGTTCGAGATGGCCGTGAGTGTCGCCGGCTCGCTCGGTTCGCGCGCCATCCGCGAGATCCGCGACG is a window of Conyzicola nivalis DNA encoding:
- a CDS encoding DUF58 domain-containing protein, with protein sequence MTLRSDSNFPTATEGLTNARTRIVGNRTGFFADTVITTVRIARAVRTIVGHFVARAAAVVTPLGWVVLAAIPVSLLAGYGLGWVELVVAGFAGIVLVAVAILYLVGRNAVAITLDVAHSRVVVGQEAEGTVVVRNAGIGRTLGVTVEIPVAHGLAEIAVPSLARGAESVQRFAIPTRRRGVVAVGPARTVRADPIGLVRRELVWTGTSELFIHPRTIGIPSMSAGLVRDLEGTPTRDLSNSDIAFHALRDYQPGDERRNIHWKSTAKTGTYMVRQFEQTRRSHIVIALSLASSDYATEDEFEMAVSVAGSLGSRAIREIRDVSVVVSEKTPEFAARKIFAVRSLSTRSRERLLDELAVVDAAETAIAITDIARVAGNEVAGVSVAFLICGSAATPTELRAASTKFPAGVEVIAVVCDPDAAPKLRTAPGLSVLTIGYLEDLPKSLARVVAV